A window of Lacibacter sediminis contains these coding sequences:
- a CDS encoding C40 family peptidase: MNSVDTVVTPTPEKVTDDAQTNFVDSFSSNNVQNDFVDTGNEVSPGQLLAYAKTLIGTPHKYASVDPAEGLDCSGFITHVFNHFSINVPRSSIDFTNYGTTVNLADAETGDLILFTGTDTLSEVVGHMGIITEIVDGELQFIHSTSGKAYAVTISKLNPHYKKRFVKVIRISYALTGKLEGLEIF; the protein is encoded by the coding sequence GTGAATTCTGTTGATACTGTTGTTACGCCAACTCCGGAGAAAGTTACAGATGACGCTCAAACGAATTTTGTTGATTCCTTTTCAAGCAACAATGTGCAGAATGATTTTGTTGATACTGGAAATGAAGTGTCACCCGGGCAACTCCTGGCATATGCAAAAACCTTAATTGGTACGCCTCACAAATATGCATCTGTTGATCCTGCAGAAGGGCTGGATTGCTCTGGTTTTATTACACATGTATTCAATCATTTTTCGATCAATGTTCCCCGTTCGTCAATTGATTTCACGAATTATGGCACGACTGTTAATCTTGCAGATGCAGAAACGGGTGACTTAATTCTGTTTACCGGAACAGATACTTTATCTGAAGTAGTTGGACACATGGGTATTATTACAGAAATAGTGGATGGCGAATTGCAATTCATTCATTCAACTTCAGGCAAAGCATATGCTGTCACCATCAGTAAATTAAATCCGCATTACAAAAAGAGGTTCGTTAAAGTGATCCGTATTTCATATGCTCTTACCGGTAAACTTGAAGGCTTAGAGATTTTTTGA
- a CDS encoding sensor histidine kinase produces MKKQKSLLLLFIFFVSLLLIVTNFYTIKVLSAARAYINGESEYSKGQKDASLYLVTYVESENIGYWHAFNKSITVPKGDNIARNALLSQQADEIARQGFITGKNHPDDIPDMIWLFKNFHNAPFMKKAIDIWASAEPLINQFDTIGNNVHAQIEAGTLSAEQKTVFTKEINFLSSQLSEKESAFSNALGETARDIKGYLLLVNILLILLLLSTIAVYAVKTINNLIMIEKELIVKNKELNDTNKQLEQFTYAASHDLQEPLRMVSSYMGLLQKKYEGQLDEKAQTYIHFAVDGTKRMKTLINDLLNYSRTSITAIEYHEVNTADVISEIKKLFIEDLNEPTAGIFFNNLPVVRANSIQMSQLFQNLISNAMKYRTEAAPQIHIAATKTATHWIFSVRDNGLGIDEQFFEKIFVIFQRLHSNSTHKGTGIGLAICKKIAERHGGEIWLESQKGKGSTFFFSISKNL; encoded by the coding sequence ATGAAAAAACAAAAATCATTACTACTGCTCTTTATCTTTTTCGTTTCGCTCTTGCTGATCGTGACTAATTTTTATACAATAAAAGTACTCTCAGCTGCAAGAGCTTATATCAATGGTGAGTCTGAATATTCAAAAGGACAAAAAGATGCGTCCTTATACCTCGTTACCTATGTAGAATCGGAGAATATTGGGTATTGGCATGCATTTAATAAATCAATTACTGTACCGAAAGGTGACAACATAGCAAGAAACGCTCTACTCTCTCAACAGGCTGATGAAATTGCAAGGCAGGGTTTTATTACCGGCAAAAATCATCCGGATGACATCCCCGATATGATCTGGCTCTTTAAAAATTTTCATAACGCACCGTTTATGAAAAAAGCCATCGATATATGGGCCTCAGCCGAACCTTTGATCAATCAATTTGATACGATCGGAAACAATGTTCATGCACAAATTGAAGCCGGCACTTTGTCAGCAGAACAAAAAACAGTATTTACAAAAGAGATCAACTTTCTTTCTTCGCAACTCTCCGAAAAAGAAAGTGCTTTTTCAAATGCACTTGGCGAAACGGCAAGAGATATAAAAGGTTATCTTTTGCTGGTTAATATCCTGTTGATTCTTTTATTACTAAGCACCATTGCTGTGTATGCTGTAAAAACGATCAACAATCTGATTATGATCGAAAAAGAATTAATAGTTAAGAACAAAGAACTGAATGACACCAATAAACAATTGGAACAGTTTACCTACGCTGCATCACACGATCTGCAGGAGCCGCTGAGAATGGTATCTTCTTACATGGGCTTACTCCAAAAGAAGTACGAAGGACAGTTAGATGAAAAAGCACAAACTTATATCCATTTTGCCGTTGATGGTACTAAGCGAATGAAGACCCTTATCAACGATTTGCTTAATTATTCCAGAACAAGTATAACTGCAATAGAATACCATGAAGTGAATACAGCAGATGTAATCAGTGAGATCAAAAAGTTATTTATTGAAGATCTGAATGAACCAACTGCAGGAATCTTTTTTAACAACCTGCCTGTAGTCAGAGCAAACAGCATACAAATGTCGCAACTGTTTCAAAATCTAATCAGCAATGCTATGAAATACAGAACTGAGGCAGCTCCGCAAATACATATAGCTGCAACCAAAACTGCAACCCACTGGATATTTTCCGTTAGGGACAATGGATTGGGTATAGACGAACAATTTTTTGAAAAAATCTTTGTGATCTTTCAGCGTTTACATTCAAATTCAACTCACAAAGGAACAGGAATAGGATTAGCCATATGTAAAAAAATTGCTGAACGCCATGGCGGCGAGATTTGGCTTGAATCGCAAAAGGGAAAAGGAAGTACGTTCTTTTTCAGCATTTCAAAAAATCTCTAA
- a CDS encoding nucleoside 2-deoxyribosyltransferase, with protein MKAYISISYQRRRSLNTAITAIMSVLEEHQIESFVFVDHYKFEESQEEEMMRSALAELEQCDLLIAETSHKGIGIGIEAGYAKAKNKPVVYLRHKEAEHSTTLSGASDHRVIYKNTDDLQKQLVLIIKEIIAATEPAAVVSTSQIS; from the coding sequence ATGAAAGCCTATATCTCCATCAGCTACCAACGACGCAGGAGTCTTAACACCGCCATCACTGCAATTATGAGTGTTCTTGAAGAACACCAGATAGAGTCATTTGTTTTTGTTGATCATTACAAATTTGAAGAATCACAGGAAGAAGAAATGATGCGTTCGGCACTTGCTGAATTAGAACAGTGTGATCTGTTGATCGCTGAAACATCGCACAAAGGTATCGGCATTGGTATTGAAGCCGGTTACGCAAAAGCAAAAAATAAACCCGTTGTTTATCTCCGTCATAAAGAAGCAGAACACTCCACTACTCTTTCAGGCGCAAGTGACCACCGGGTAATCTATAAAAACACCGATGATCTGCAAAAACAACTTGTATTGATCATTAAAGAAATTATTGCCGCTACAGAACCTGCAGCAGTGGTTTCAACTTCGCAAATTTCTTAA
- a CDS encoding TonB-dependent receptor, with product MKLRLLLFLFTACVIKAQVSTAQQFSISGLVKDEKGKAIALATVSVYKTVDSVLLTATATDDKGRFSVNLNAGVYYLAVTFLSFQEKKISNVTVDKNINLGTIVLQETVKQMSEIVVTSDKKMMELKLDKRIYNVSQDVSNIGANASEILANIPSVTVDPDGNVSLRGSEGVRILIDGKPSALTGLRSTDALRNLQGAMIERIEVITNPSSRYDAAGETGIINIILKKNKTRGFNGNFTGTVGYPSNFSGAYSINYRTQKMNLFSSFGSNYRQNPGNGSSTQKFSSADTSFMYNQTQNRTRRDFSLNFMAGIDYYISSNATFTGSFLIDGGRENNLNKLLYEDFNSIGSLTGSSERIDDETATERDTELSLNLTKKFPGEKEREWTTDFKWTNSGEKESSDYSQTFSDGTKPLSQRSGNPAYEDNLLLQTDYIHGFGKDGKFETGLKGTIRRITNEFLVEEQDVTGNWITLPAFDNNMEFTEQVYAVYGLLGNKIKDFSYQFGLRGELTIMRTGLIKTNEINDRRYANLFPSASISYAIDEKNTLQLSYSYRINRPNFRNLTPFADFSDDRVYFVGNPNLNPEFTHSMEAGHLLEWSSGSLLSGVYYRYKTGVVERIRTIDTVTGISNIIPVNLATQKELGIEMTFAVTAASWWKINSTVNFFRAVANGKYENTELNSETVSWTNRTTSRMTFFKDLDFQASVNYQSPRITTQGKTLAIYSIDLGLVKDVFKGKGTLTFNVRDLMNSRRRRTVVDIPGYYSNSDFLWRPRQMTLTLNFRINQQKIQRDDDDDNNNIDG from the coding sequence ATGAAATTACGCTTGCTCTTATTTTTATTCACTGCTTGTGTTATAAAAGCACAGGTAAGCACAGCTCAACAATTTTCCATCAGTGGGTTGGTTAAAGACGAAAAAGGGAAAGCTATCGCACTTGCAACTGTGAGTGTTTACAAAACAGTTGATTCGGTTCTTCTTACTGCAACTGCAACAGATGATAAAGGCAGGTTCAGTGTTAACTTAAATGCAGGTGTTTATTATTTAGCTGTAACATTTCTTTCGTTCCAGGAAAAGAAAATAAGCAATGTTACGGTTGATAAAAATATAAATCTTGGAACAATTGTATTACAGGAAACGGTAAAACAAATGTCAGAGATCGTCGTTACATCTGATAAGAAGATGATGGAGTTGAAACTGGATAAACGTATCTATAATGTAAGCCAGGATGTAAGTAATATTGGTGCAAATGCATCAGAGATATTAGCGAATATTCCTTCAGTCACTGTTGATCCGGATGGTAATGTAAGTTTAAGAGGCAGCGAAGGTGTACGTATCCTGATCGATGGAAAACCATCTGCACTAACTGGTTTACGCAGCACGGATGCATTGCGTAATCTGCAAGGCGCCATGATTGAACGGATAGAGGTGATCACCAATCCATCTTCACGTTATGATGCGGCCGGTGAAACAGGCATTATCAATATTATTCTGAAGAAAAATAAAACAAGAGGCTTCAACGGAAATTTTACCGGAACCGTTGGCTATCCATCTAATTTCAGCGGAGCATACAGCATCAACTATCGTACACAAAAGATGAATTTATTCTCCAGCTTTGGAAGTAACTACAGGCAAAATCCGGGCAATGGTTCTTCCACGCAAAAGTTTAGCAGTGCAGATACAAGTTTTATGTACAATCAAACGCAAAACAGAACAAGGCGTGATTTCTCCCTTAATTTCATGGCTGGGATCGACTATTATATTTCATCAAATGCAACTTTCACGGGTTCGTTTTTAATTGATGGAGGCAGAGAAAATAATCTCAATAAATTGCTGTATGAAGATTTTAACAGTATTGGGTCGTTAACCGGCAGCAGCGAACGGATAGATGATGAAACAGCTACGGAGCGTGATACAGAGTTGTCTTTAAATCTTACAAAGAAATTTCCCGGAGAAAAGGAGCGTGAATGGACAACCGATTTCAAATGGACGAATAGTGGCGAGAAAGAAAGTTCTGATTATAGCCAAACATTTTCTGATGGCACCAAGCCTTTGTCTCAACGTTCTGGCAACCCTGCATACGAAGACAATCTTCTGCTTCAAACAGATTACATTCATGGATTTGGTAAAGATGGAAAATTTGAAACCGGTTTAAAAGGAACCATCCGCAGAATCACGAATGAATTTTTAGTGGAAGAACAGGATGTAACTGGTAATTGGATAACACTGCCTGCATTTGATAACAATATGGAGTTTACGGAGCAAGTATATGCTGTATATGGTTTGCTCGGCAATAAAATAAAAGATTTTTCTTACCAGTTTGGTTTACGTGGCGAGTTAACCATCATGCGTACAGGATTAATAAAAACAAATGAGATCAATGACCGTCGGTATGCGAATCTTTTTCCTTCAGCAAGTATATCTTATGCGATTGATGAAAAAAATACATTGCAGTTGAGTTATAGTTATCGTATAAACCGTCCCAATTTTCGTAACCTTACACCGTTTGCTGATTTTTCTGATGATCGTGTTTACTTTGTTGGTAATCCAAACCTCAATCCTGAATTTACACATTCAATGGAAGCAGGGCATTTGCTGGAGTGGAGTAGTGGCTCGTTGCTTTCGGGCGTTTATTACCGTTACAAAACGGGAGTGGTGGAACGAATCAGAACCATTGATACGGTTACAGGCATCAGCAATATTATTCCTGTTAACCTGGCTACACAAAAAGAACTGGGTATTGAAATGACATTTGCTGTTACTGCAGCCTCATGGTGGAAGATCAACAGTACCGTTAATTTCTTTCGAGCAGTTGCGAATGGAAAGTATGAAAATACTGAGTTGAACAGCGAAACAGTTTCGTGGACAAACCGCACCACTTCACGTATGACATTTTTTAAAGACCTCGATTTTCAAGCTTCTGTCAATTATCAATCGCCACGAATTACCACGCAGGGTAAAACGTTGGCTATTTATTCTATTGATCTTGGCTTAGTGAAAGATGTTTTTAAAGGCAAGGGTACACTTACATTCAATGTGCGTGACCTGATGAACAGCCGCAGAAGAAGAACCGTTGTTGATATTCCCGGATATTATTCAAACTCTGATTTTTTATGGCGGCCACGGCAAATGACATTGACACTTAACTTCCGCATCAATCAACAAAAAATCCAACGTGATGATGACGATGATAACAATAATATTGATGGATAA
- a CDS encoding deoxycytidylate deaminase has translation MSKRTNYISWDEYFMGVALLSAKRSKDPATQVGACIVNNKNKIVGAGYNGLPAGCDDNEFPWDKQGDFLETKYPYVCHAELNAILNNIGMDLHGCRIYTALFPCNECAKAIIQSGITEVIYLSDKYNGSDTSLASRRMLDTAGVQYRKVEVHISKIELSFEEKDV, from the coding sequence ATGAGCAAACGAACGAACTATATATCCTGGGATGAGTATTTTATGGGCGTTGCCCTTCTTTCTGCCAAGCGAAGTAAAGATCCGGCGACACAGGTAGGTGCATGTATTGTCAACAACAAAAACAAAATTGTTGGAGCTGGTTATAATGGTTTACCTGCCGGTTGCGACGACAATGAATTCCCATGGGATAAGCAAGGCGATTTCCTGGAAACAAAATATCCTTATGTATGTCATGCAGAGCTGAATGCCATTCTTAATAACATTGGTATGGATCTGCACGGTTGCAGAATCTATACCGCCTTGTTTCCTTGTAATGAATGTGCGAAGGCAATTATTCAATCAGGTATTACAGAAGTAATTTATCTGTCAGATAAATATAATGGCAGCGATACTTCATTAGCATCAAGGCGCATGCTTGATACTGCAGGTGTTCAGTATCGTAAAGTTGAAGTTCATATCTCTAAAATTGAACTGTCGTTTGAAGAGAAGGACGTGTAA
- a CDS encoding T9SS type A sorting domain-containing protein produces MKHFLPVLFFFAINSSVVNAQLSNGGTLANFTIDADTKVGYAKFGTTTLLAYNNDDWFLPASYPGTGKGVIDTTGASAFRTRLMAGDNISFSRRMNVVNNTVVNGRIWVDGLYVRDYSGSIVGSTYTYDSTTFGNAAKNADNPNTGWNVSTQSIPPKNDLIDGFAHLRRDGSSPSDSLWMNFGISTLGVLGSRYYDIELFKKSCVYNSTTGLFSTSGTEGGHSEWKFNASGQIIQTGDLIISATFSPGAAPILDIRIWVSSATYSTVNPAFFNFNSNFDMPSGGSYGYAQIVSNANTTAFGAGTSNYSALGLTDTTYATPWGTTTFNSTNTQRIWSSNFDQLQFVETGINLTRIGLDPSLYTALGMGQCSPLFNSVFFKSRSSASFTANLQDFMGPYDFGALPAASTVAASSNFPALCPNNPVSTLFVNNPVSSSIYEWSTPNGSISTNPASGTAIDISGPGIYYVAQRLFSGCEVYAVDTIQVVYTSGSCSILPDTKIEINGNARGNKAIVSWKVEDEMLSSASRFVVERSINNSNYVTVTEINADMNKTVYSIEDVLSAQATGYNYRIRIMKKDHSVAYSSSILVKTKQTDSELSFYPNPAQHELNLYTGAAVKNAQAVIYDMSGAVLQQKNFSGNNLNMNVSTLKPGAYYLKVQQKDGGVAKMHKFVKL; encoded by the coding sequence ATGAAACATTTTTTACCCGTACTTTTCTTCTTTGCAATTAACAGCTCCGTTGTTAACGCACAATTATCAAATGGTGGTACACTTGCCAATTTTACGATCGATGCCGATACAAAAGTCGGCTATGCAAAATTTGGTACCACAACACTCCTTGCCTACAATAATGACGATTGGTTTTTACCAGCTTCATACCCGGGAACCGGGAAAGGTGTAATTGACACAACCGGTGCATCAGCTTTTAGAACAAGATTGATGGCAGGTGATAATATTTCTTTCAGTCGTAGAATGAATGTGGTGAATAATACTGTTGTGAATGGCAGAATATGGGTTGATGGTTTGTATGTAAGAGATTATTCAGGTAGCATAGTTGGTTCTACTTACACTTACGACAGCACAACCTTTGGTAATGCCGCAAAAAATGCAGACAACCCTAATACCGGCTGGAATGTAAGTACTCAATCAATCCCACCTAAAAATGATTTGATCGACGGGTTTGCACATTTACGCAGAGATGGGAGTTCCCCAAGTGATTCTTTATGGATGAATTTTGGCATCTCTACGCTGGGTGTGTTAGGTTCTCGTTATTATGATATTGAACTTTTCAAAAAATCATGTGTGTATAACAGCACGACCGGTTTATTCAGTACAAGTGGAACTGAAGGTGGTCACTCAGAATGGAAATTTAATGCCAGTGGTCAAATTATACAAACTGGCGATTTGATCATTTCTGCCACATTCAGCCCTGGTGCTGCCCCAATACTCGATATCAGGATCTGGGTTTCTTCAGCAACGTATAGTACAGTAAATCCTGCTTTCTTTAATTTCAATTCGAATTTCGATATGCCATCCGGCGGCAGTTATGGTTATGCACAAATTGTTTCAAACGCAAACACAACAGCCTTTGGTGCAGGTACATCTAATTACAGTGCTTTAGGTCTTACAGATACTACTTATGCTACACCATGGGGTACCACCACCTTTAATTCGACAAATACACAAAGAATTTGGTCTTCAAATTTTGATCAATTGCAGTTTGTTGAAACAGGAATTAATTTAACACGTATTGGTTTAGATCCTTCATTGTATACAGCTTTAGGTATGGGACAATGTTCGCCTTTGTTTAATTCTGTTTTCTTTAAATCACGTTCATCTGCATCATTTACAGCAAATCTGCAGGACTTTATGGGTCCCTACGATTTTGGAGCATTGCCTGCAGCCTCAACTGTTGCTGCGTCTTCTAATTTTCCTGCATTGTGTCCTAACAACCCGGTAAGTACACTCTTTGTTAATAACCCGGTTAGTTCCTCTATTTATGAATGGAGTACACCAAATGGCAGTATTTCAACTAACCCTGCAAGTGGCACAGCAATCGACATTAGCGGTCCCGGTATTTATTATGTTGCCCAACGTTTATTCAGTGGATGCGAAGTTTATGCAGTTGACACTATCCAGGTAGTATACACATCGGGTAGTTGTTCAATTCTGCCTGATACGAAAATAGAGATCAACGGAAACGCTCGTGGCAATAAAGCTATTGTTAGCTGGAAAGTGGAGGATGAAATGCTTTCTTCAGCGAGCAGGTTTGTTGTTGAACGAAGCATCAATAATTCAAATTATGTAACTGTGACGGAAATTAATGCCGACATGAACAAAACAGTTTACTCAATTGAAGACGTTCTTTCAGCACAGGCTACCGGTTACAATTACAGAATAAGGATCATGAAGAAAGATCATTCAGTTGCTTACTCTTCTTCTATTTTAGTTAAGACTAAACAGACTGATTCTGAACTGAGCTTTTATCCAAACCCAGCGCAACATGAATTGAATTTGTACACAGGTGCAGCAGTAAAGAATGCGCAGGCAGTTATTTACGATATGTCGGGTGCAGTACTACAACAAAAGAATTTTTCAGGTAACAATCTTAATATGAACGTAAGCACGCTTAAACCAGGTGCTTATTATTTAAAAGTGCAGCAAAAGGATGGTGGGGTTGCTAAGATGCACAAGTTTGTGAAACTCTAA
- a CDS encoding M20/M25/M40 family metallo-hydrolase: protein MRKLLLFLLVTSALTVKAQDEKTDLDIINKIIKEGTANSQIMDIAFHLTDVSGPRLTNSPGYFRAANYAVTQLKKWGADKAGLEAWGDFGQGWQLKKSYIAMTAPYYKPIMAFPKTWTQSTKGLVKADVVVINVKDSTELAQYKGKLAGKVVLVNRVDEYKHSFKPDANRYTDDELKKMADFKPNPQPQGPGGNQQNFARFGAAQRLNTLIKQMITEEGAAAYLTSSPASHDGTIFVQGPAGNRVDFTNGKPSVLEIAVSFEDIKTINRLVNMGTTVSLDLDVQSEFTGSDVKGYNVIGEIKGTDPKLKDEVVMLGAHLDSWQGSTGATDNASGCAVMLEVMRIFKTLNLQPKRTIRIALWSGEEQGLLGSRGWIKNNVGDRVTKDVKPEQGKISAYYNIDNGTGKIRGVYLEGNSAVQPIFAKWLEPFHSVGASTLTLQNTGGTDHISFNELGIPGFQFIQDEIEYDTRTHHTTMDSYDHLVPDDLKQMATIVATFVYNTAQRAEKLPRKEMPKPAPVRQ, encoded by the coding sequence ATGAGAAAACTCTTGCTCTTTTTGCTGGTAACCTCAGCGTTAACAGTAAAGGCACAGGATGAAAAAACTGATCTTGACATCATTAACAAGATTATTAAAGAAGGCACTGCCAATTCGCAGATCATGGATATTGCTTTTCATCTTACTGATGTTAGCGGTCCACGTCTCACCAATTCCCCCGGTTATTTCCGTGCAGCAAATTATGCAGTAACACAGTTGAAAAAATGGGGTGCCGATAAAGCAGGGTTAGAAGCATGGGGCGATTTTGGCCAAGGCTGGCAATTGAAGAAAAGTTATATTGCTATGACAGCTCCCTATTACAAACCGATCATGGCCTTTCCAAAAACATGGACACAAAGCACAAAAGGCTTGGTGAAAGCAGATGTAGTAGTGATCAATGTGAAAGACTCAACCGAGTTGGCTCAATACAAAGGAAAACTGGCGGGTAAAGTTGTATTGGTGAATCGTGTTGATGAATACAAACACAGTTTTAAACCTGATGCAAATCGTTATACAGACGATGAGTTAAAAAAAATGGCTGATTTTAAACCTAATCCGCAACCGCAGGGTCCCGGTGGCAATCAGCAAAACTTTGCAAGGTTTGGAGCAGCACAACGTTTGAATACGCTTATCAAACAGATGATCACCGAAGAAGGAGCTGCAGCATACTTAACAAGCAGTCCTGCATCGCACGACGGAACAATTTTCGTACAAGGCCCTGCAGGTAATCGTGTTGATTTCACCAATGGCAAACCTTCTGTTCTTGAAATAGCTGTTTCGTTTGAAGATATCAAGACCATCAACCGATTGGTGAATATGGGCACAACTGTTTCATTAGATCTCGATGTACAATCGGAGTTTACAGGCAGCGATGTGAAAGGTTATAATGTAATTGGTGAAATAAAAGGTACTGATCCGAAATTGAAAGATGAAGTAGTGATGCTGGGTGCACATCTCGACAGCTGGCAAGGTTCAACCGGTGCAACAGACAATGCAAGCGGCTGTGCAGTTATGCTGGAAGTGATGCGCATTTTCAAAACATTGAATCTTCAACCAAAACGCACAATTCGTATTGCGCTTTGGAGTGGCGAAGAACAAGGTTTACTTGGTTCACGTGGATGGATCAAAAACAATGTGGGTGATCGTGTAACAAAAGATGTAAAACCGGAGCAGGGAAAAATTTCTGCCTATTACAATATTGATAACGGAACAGGTAAGATTAGAGGTGTGTACCTCGAAGGTAACAGCGCCGTGCAACCGATTTTTGCAAAATGGCTGGAACCATTTCATAGTGTAGGTGCTTCTACCCTCACGTTGCAAAACACCGGCGGTACTGATCATATTTCATTTAATGAATTAGGTATTCCCGGTTTTCAATTCATCCAGGATGAGATCGAGTATGATACACGTACACATCACACAACTATGGACAGCTACGATCACTTAGTACCAGATGATCTGAAACAAATGGCCACCATCGTTGCAACTTTTGTTTACAATACAGCTCAACGAGCTGAGAAATTACCCCGGAAAGAAATGCCGAAACCAGCACCGGTGAGACAATAA
- a CDS encoding TraB/GumN family protein: protein MQKHLTIFLIVNFFITVSFTQTALPQQEYLKKNAIVWNNRFADPEKLFDKSLLKNQLFLIGEGHGAQYNTELQFDMIRYLQKKTGLRFILLELGFLDQIYLNRYLTTGNERLLDSFFHFHPNTFYFNKQLFQFFQQLYSFNQSLPEKDKLQIITVDLDFAYRDALLFLKREALTSIPEDHKKLFMEMDPVNDTAKILISKFDEAYSFFNKNNINYKKWLGNNYENVKHLLDNIHQRLYIATSKRNDLRDSVMYQNFLYAKERYGIKQKKVIGIMGSFHVKQQDAPEDPRFATILRKLNAVNGIVSFMSVYNGGEAMLPNRNNIVGTDNKKKPFINAKITNGSLSGAVKEFNLLEPFFDSNKAYLFHLNRKATPFSQSDEFTLSEDPTLVTTIQLFQILILYNQSPATIPYKE, encoded by the coding sequence ATGCAAAAGCATTTAACCATTTTTCTCATTGTCAATTTTTTCATTACGGTATCTTTTACCCAAACAGCATTACCGCAGCAGGAGTATCTGAAGAAAAATGCCATTGTATGGAACAACCGCTTTGCCGATCCTGAAAAACTATTTGACAAGAGTTTGCTGAAAAATCAACTGTTCCTTATCGGTGAAGGTCATGGTGCGCAATATAATACCGAACTGCAATTTGACATGATCCGTTATCTGCAGAAAAAAACAGGCCTGCGGTTCATTTTACTGGAGTTGGGTTTTCTCGACCAGATCTATCTCAACCGTTATCTCACTACAGGCAATGAACGGCTTTTGGACAGCTTCTTTCATTTTCACCCGAATACATTCTACTTTAATAAACAATTGTTTCAGTTCTTTCAACAGTTGTATAGCTTTAATCAATCACTACCAGAAAAAGATAAACTGCAGATCATAACCGTTGATCTTGATTTTGCTTATCGTGATGCTCTTCTGTTTCTGAAACGGGAAGCACTTACTTCAATACCTGAAGATCATAAAAAGTTATTCATGGAGATGGACCCGGTGAATGATACAGCAAAAATCCTCATCAGTAAATTTGATGAAGCCTATTCCTTTTTCAACAAGAACAACATCAACTATAAAAAATGGCTTGGCAATAACTATGAAAATGTAAAACACCTGCTTGACAATATTCATCAACGGCTTTATATCGCAACCAGCAAACGAAATGACCTGCGTGATTCCGTGATGTATCAAAATTTTCTTTACGCAAAAGAACGCTACGGTATTAAGCAGAAAAAAGTGATTGGCATCATGGGCAGCTTTCATGTAAAGCAACAAGATGCTCCGGAAGACCCACGTTTTGCTACGATCTTAAGAAAACTAAATGCTGTGAACGGCATTGTATCATTTATGAGTGTATATAATGGTGGTGAAGCAATGCTGCCAAACAGAAACAATATTGTTGGTACAGACAATAAAAAGAAACCATTCATTAATGCAAAGATCACAAACGGTTCTTTATCCGGTGCTGTTAAAGAATTCAATCTGCTGGAACCGTTCTTTGATTCAAACAAAGCATATCTCTTCCATTTAAACAGGAAAGCAACTCCCTTTTCTCAATCAGATGAGTTTACGCTCAGCGAAGACCCAACCCTTGTTACAACTATTCAGCTTTTTCAAATCCTGATCCTGTATAATCAATCACCTGCCACTATTCCGTATAAAGAGTGA